The following are encoded together in the Streptomyces rapamycinicus NRRL 5491 genome:
- a CDS encoding DUF742 domain-containing protein — MTAPGEQEPESAQLVRPYVITNGRGLPENDQFNLITLVTASEERPPSHLDPEKRGLLELCSGGYLSVAEIAGHMGLPIGIVKVLLSDLSSDGYLVTRAPAPPAQLVDVSLLQEVLDGLQARFG, encoded by the coding sequence ATGACGGCGCCAGGCGAGCAGGAGCCCGAATCCGCTCAATTAGTGCGACCGTACGTCATCACCAACGGTCGAGGGCTTCCGGAGAACGACCAGTTCAACCTGATCACGCTGGTCACCGCCTCCGAAGAGAGACCCCCCAGCCATCTCGACCCGGAGAAGCGCGGGCTCCTGGAGCTGTGCTCGGGTGGTTATCTCTCGGTCGCGGAGATTGCCGGACACATGGGACTTCCGATCGGCATCGTGAAGGTCCTGCTGTCCGATCTCTCCTCGGACGGATACCTCGTCACCCGCGCACCCGCGCCTCCCGCGCAGCTTGTCGACGTTTCGCTCCTTCAGGAGGTGCTGGATGGGCTCCAGGCCCGTTTCGGATGA
- a CDS encoding roadblock/LC7 domain-containing protein, translating into MNNDLSWMLESALEVPGARHAILVSADGLLMARSQEVKKDEADTVAAAMSGIQSLSRTMAGFCGGSHMTWRQTLVEFDGGWVFLISAGEGAYLAVSSAPDVDMADITFRMQQLVGQLGKALSTPPRENTGIQA; encoded by the coding sequence GTGAACAACGACCTGTCATGGATGCTTGAGAGCGCCCTGGAAGTACCAGGGGCTCGTCATGCGATCCTGGTCTCCGCCGACGGTCTGCTGATGGCCCGTTCTCAAGAGGTCAAAAAGGACGAGGCCGACACCGTCGCGGCGGCGATGAGCGGCATCCAGTCGCTGAGCCGCACCATGGCCGGCTTCTGCGGTGGCTCCCATATGACGTGGCGCCAGACCCTGGTCGAGTTCGACGGTGGCTGGGTCTTCCTCATCTCCGCGGGTGAGGGCGCGTATCTGGCGGTCTCCTCGGCGCCGGATGTCGACATGGCCGACATCACCTTCCGGATGCAGCAGCTTGTCGGGCAGCTCGGCAAGGCGCTGAGCACACCACCTCGCGAAAACACCGGAATTCAGGCATGA
- a CDS encoding sensor histidine kinase yields MTQYLQDPALWALIAGTPLAATAIIRGRKARANLRQEKADLEKRAADLENNYAEAVQEAHNRAEEATKSALKSAMRTLQGLANEQQLALSKTQDKYGEHQLLQDLLEIDHMNSQFGRRAQSIAVLCDGWLGRQRAVASVYDVVRSAKGRIRHYTRVEIRSQSNFALVSRAVEPVALALAELLDNATSYSAPDSPIDITIRTVPKGVCVIIDDAGVGMNEEEKNRADKLLSATHATGVTGLGNPPQFGFAVIGVLAARYGFTVSVDSASPYGGVRAVVLLPEDLLTNMPEPEEQPTTHAPAAVEQPQPQPDGSTMTGSTVGGSTAGGLPKRRRKGSISIVPRADSASAPARTSEESASIMGAFQRGTQSGRSAGTPNREGHDPQ; encoded by the coding sequence ATGACGCAATATCTACAGGATCCAGCGCTCTGGGCCCTGATCGCTGGCACGCCTCTCGCCGCAACCGCCATTATCCGCGGGCGAAAGGCGCGAGCGAATCTGCGCCAGGAGAAGGCGGACCTAGAGAAACGCGCGGCCGACCTCGAGAACAATTACGCCGAGGCGGTGCAGGAAGCCCACAACCGCGCCGAAGAGGCCACCAAGAGCGCGCTGAAGTCCGCCATGCGTACCCTTCAGGGCCTCGCCAACGAGCAGCAGCTGGCCCTCTCCAAGACGCAGGACAAGTACGGCGAGCACCAGCTTCTCCAGGACCTCCTGGAGATCGACCACATGAACTCGCAGTTCGGTCGGCGTGCGCAGTCCATCGCGGTGCTCTGTGACGGCTGGCTGGGCCGGCAGCGCGCCGTCGCCTCGGTCTACGACGTGGTGCGCAGCGCCAAGGGCCGCATCCGTCACTACACCCGGGTGGAAATCCGCTCGCAGAGCAATTTCGCCCTGGTCAGCCGGGCCGTGGAACCGGTCGCGCTGGCGCTGGCCGAGCTTTTGGACAACGCGACGAGTTACTCCGCGCCCGACTCGCCCATCGACATCACCATTCGCACCGTCCCCAAGGGCGTCTGCGTCATCATCGACGACGCCGGCGTCGGTATGAACGAGGAGGAGAAGAACCGGGCGGACAAGCTGCTCTCGGCCACGCACGCCACCGGTGTAACGGGACTGGGCAATCCGCCGCAGTTCGGTTTTGCGGTGATCGGTGTGCTCGCCGCGCGCTATGGCTTCACGGTGTCCGTCGATTCGGCCTCTCCGTACGGTGGTGTTCGCGCGGTCGTGCTTCTCCCCGAGGACCTTCTGACCAATATGCCCGAGCCGGAAGAGCAGCCGACGACCCACGCTCCCGCCGCGGTCGAGCAGCCGCAGCCGCAGCCGGACGGTTCCACCATGACCGGTTCCACCGTGGGCGGTTCCACCGCCGGGGGCCTGCCCAAACGTCGCCGTAAGGGCTCGATTTCCATCGTTCCCAGAGCAGACTCCGCCAGTGCCCCGGCCCGGACGAGCGAGGAATCCGCTTCGATCATGGGCGCGTTCCAGCGCGGCACTCAGTCCGGACGCTCAGCAGGAACCCCGAACAGGGAAGGGCATGATCCTCAGTGA
- a CDS encoding cytochrome P450 family protein has protein sequence MSEQPRDSSAPTLFTWEFASDPYPAYAWLRDHAPVHRTTLPSGVDAWLVTRYADARRALADPRLSKNPQRHSAAAHAKGKVGIPGERRAELMTHLLNIDPPDHTRLRRLVSKAFTPRRVAAFAPRVRTLTDQLIDAFEERGEADLIHEFAFPLPIYAICDLLGVPREDQDDFRDWAGAMIRHGGGPRGGVARAVKRIRAYLGELIHRKRLELAEWREEEDGEDLISGLIRAGDHGEHLTENEAAAMAFILLFAGFETTVNLIGNGVYALLRHPEQRALMQRALEEGDERLLAAGVEELLRYDGPVEIATWRFATEPLTLAGQHIAEGEPVLVVLAAADRDPERFAEPDVLDLTRRDNQHLGYGHGIHYCLGAPLARLEAQTAIATLLRRLPGLRLAEDPEDLRWRGGLIMRGLRTLPVTWDSADG, from the coding sequence GTGTCGGAACAGCCCCGTGACAGCTCCGCTCCCACCCTCTTCACCTGGGAGTTCGCCAGCGATCCCTACCCCGCGTACGCCTGGCTACGCGATCACGCCCCGGTGCACCGGACCACGCTGCCCAGCGGTGTGGACGCCTGGCTGGTGACCCGTTACGCCGATGCCAGGAGGGCGCTGGCCGATCCCCGGCTCTCGAAGAACCCCCAGCGGCACAGTGCGGCGGCCCACGCCAAGGGCAAGGTGGGCATCCCGGGCGAACGGCGCGCCGAGCTGATGACACATCTGCTCAATATCGACCCTCCCGACCACACCCGGCTGCGGCGGCTGGTGTCGAAGGCGTTCACCCCGCGCCGGGTGGCCGCGTTCGCCCCCCGGGTGCGGACCCTCACCGACCAGCTCATCGACGCCTTCGAAGAGAGGGGAGAGGCGGATCTCATCCATGAGTTCGCCTTCCCCCTCCCTATTTACGCCATCTGCGATCTGCTCGGGGTGCCGCGCGAGGACCAGGACGACTTCCGGGACTGGGCCGGCGCGATGATCCGGCACGGCGGCGGCCCGCGCGGCGGAGTGGCCCGCGCCGTGAAGAGGATCCGGGCGTATCTGGGCGAGCTGATCCACCGCAAGCGCCTGGAGCTCGCGGAGTGGAGGGAAGAAGAGGACGGGGAGGATCTGATCTCGGGGCTGATCCGGGCCGGCGACCACGGCGAGCACCTCACCGAGAACGAGGCCGCGGCCATGGCCTTCATCCTTCTCTTCGCCGGCTTCGAGACGACCGTCAACCTGATCGGAAACGGCGTCTACGCACTGCTGCGCCATCCGGAGCAGCGCGCCCTCATGCAGCGGGCCCTGGAAGAAGGGGACGAGCGGCTGCTCGCCGCCGGGGTCGAGGAACTGCTCCGCTACGACGGACCCGTGGAGATCGCCACCTGGCGGTTCGCCACCGAGCCGCTCACCCTCGCCGGGCAGCACATCGCCGAGGGGGAGCCGGTGCTGGTGGTGCTCGCCGCGGCCGACCGGGACCCCGAACGGTTCGCGGAGCCGGACGTCCTCGATCTCACCCGCCGGGACAACCAGCACCTCGGCTACGGCCATGGCATCCATTACTGTCTGGGTGCTCCGCTGGCCCGGCTGGAGGCCCAGACCGCGATCGCCACCCTGCTGCGGCGGCTGCCCGGGCTGCGGCTCGCGGAGGATCCGGAGGATCTGCGGTGGCGCGGCGGGCTCATCATGCGCGGGCTGCGCACGCTCCCGGTGACCTGGGATTCCGCGGACGGCTGA
- a CDS encoding transglycosylase family protein, protein MRSGNGRHRRPRQAPAIIVAAGVTGAGLAMPLFGATGAQAAQTATWDHVAECESGGMWSANEGNGFYGGLQLTLDMWKKYGGAEYAPRPDLASRSQQISVAEAILGDRGPDAWPSCALGAGLTDGGGAPDVDPGSTATPDPGTGRGGDDQGDRGRDGSSSDADRSGTSDGAGKPDAPDASGSAEEPDAPHTSKSPDGLDGSASDDPAADDPDSDSPSRSDGPSVPDGSESPSADPSGRHRGSPDAGEEADDGDAGSARPSGRHASRGASDRDEDSTDDDYTVRPGDNLSGIAEHQNVSRGWEGLYETNEDLIGIDPDLIIPGQRLDLTIREQ, encoded by the coding sequence ATGCGTTCCGGTAATGGTCGACACCGTCGCCCCCGTCAGGCTCCGGCCATCATCGTCGCGGCGGGGGTCACGGGAGCGGGCCTCGCCATGCCCCTCTTCGGGGCGACCGGCGCACAGGCCGCCCAGACCGCCACGTGGGATCACGTCGCCGAGTGCGAGAGCGGCGGTATGTGGAGCGCCAACGAGGGCAACGGCTTCTACGGCGGGCTCCAGCTGACCCTCGACATGTGGAAGAAGTACGGCGGCGCGGAGTACGCCCCGCGCCCCGACCTCGCCAGCCGCTCCCAGCAGATATCCGTCGCCGAGGCGATCCTCGGCGACCGCGGCCCCGACGCCTGGCCGAGCTGTGCGCTGGGCGCCGGGCTCACCGACGGCGGCGGCGCCCCCGATGTGGACCCCGGCAGCACGGCCACCCCGGACCCGGGGACGGGCCGCGGCGGGGACGACCAGGGGGACCGGGGGCGGGACGGCTCCTCCTCGGACGCGGACCGTTCGGGGACGTCCGACGGCGCCGGCAAGCCGGACGCGCCGGACGCGTCCGGGTCGGCCGAGGAGCCGGACGCGCCCCACACCTCCAAGTCCCCCGACGGCCTTGACGGCTCCGCCTCGGACGACCCGGCAGCGGACGACCCGGACTCGGACAGCCCCTCCCGTTCGGACGGTCCCTCGGTGCCGGACGGCTCCGAGAGCCCCTCGGCGGACCCCTCCGGCCGCCACCGCGGCTCCCCGGACGCCGGGGAGGAGGCCGACGACGGCGACGCGGGGAGCGCACGGCCCTCCGGGCGCCATGCCTCGCGCGGCGCTTCGGACCGCGACGAGGACTCCACGGACGACGATTACACTGTTCGCCCCGGTGACAACCTGTCAGGGATCGCCGAGCACCAGAATGTGTCCCGCGGTTGGGAAGGGCTCTACGAGACCAACGAGGACCTCATCGGGATCGACCCCGATCTGATCATTCCTGGTCAGCGACTTGACCTCACCATCAGGGAGCAGTGA
- a CDS encoding transglycosylase family protein yields MLKSNGKHRRPSKATRIAALTGLAGAAVAAPLIGATSASAATTSQWDQVAQCESGGNWSINTGNGYFGGLQFSSSTWAAYGGTAYASTADKASKAQQIQIAEKVLGSQGKGAWPVCGKGLTSGGSPSAPSAPSGSQDQSSATTKSAPAQPAQPKAQPKAQPRTAPERAARQQTRGPIKKGDGEYKVKSGDTLGKIAKVHDVKGGWKKLFELNKDIVEQADLIFPGQQLHLR; encoded by the coding sequence ATGCTCAAGTCCAACGGGAAGCACCGCCGCCCCTCCAAGGCCACCCGTATCGCCGCGCTCACCGGTCTCGCCGGTGCCGCCGTGGCGGCACCGCTCATCGGGGCGACCTCCGCCTCCGCGGCCACCACCTCCCAGTGGGACCAGGTCGCGCAGTGCGAGTCCGGTGGCAACTGGTCGATCAACACCGGCAACGGCTACTTCGGCGGCCTGCAGTTCTCGAGCTCCACCTGGGCCGCCTACGGCGGCACGGCCTACGCCTCCACCGCGGACAAGGCCAGCAAGGCCCAGCAGATCCAGATCGCCGAGAAGGTCCTGGGCAGCCAGGGCAAGGGCGCCTGGCCGGTCTGCGGCAAGGGTCTGACCTCCGGCGGCAGCCCGTCCGCCCCGTCCGCGCCCTCCGGCTCGCAGGACCAATCCTCGGCGACCACCAAGTCGGCCCCGGCCCAGCCGGCGCAGCCCAAGGCCCAGCCGAAGGCGCAGCCGCGCACCGCGCCCGAGCGCGCCGCCCGGCAGCAGACCCGTGGCCCGATCAAGAAGGGTGACGGCGAGTACAAGGTCAAGTCCGGCGACACCCTCGGCAAGATCGCCAAGGTCCACGACGTCAAGGGCGGCTGGAAGAAGCTCTTCGAGCTGAACAAGGACATCGTGGAGCAGGCCGACCTGATCTTCCCGGGCCAGCAGCTGCACCTCCGCTGA
- the eno gene encoding phosphopyruvate hydratase, with amino-acid sequence MPSIDVVVAREILDSRGNPTVEVEVGLDDGSTGRAAVPSGASTGAFEALELRDGDKNRYNGKGVEKAVLAVIEQIGPELVGYDATEQRLIDQAMFDLDATPDKSSLGANAILGVSLAVAHAASEASDLPLFRYLGGPNAHLLPVPMMNILNGGSHADSNVDIQEFMIAPVGAESFSEALRWGAEVYHTLKSVLKERGLSTGLGDEGGFAPNLGSNREALDLILEAVKKAGYQPGQDIALALDVAASEFYKDGTYQFEGQSRSAAEMTSYYAELVAAYPLVSIEDPLNEEDWDGWKTITEQLGDKVQLVGDDLFVTNPERLSRGIDSDTANALLVKVNQIGSLTETLDAVELAQRNGYKCMMSHRSGETEDVTIADLAVATNCGQIKTGAPARSERVAKYNQLLRIEEILDDAAVYAGRSAFPRFKG; translated from the coding sequence GTGCCGTCCATCGACGTCGTCGTAGCTCGCGAGATCCTCGACTCGCGAGGCAACCCCACGGTCGAGGTCGAGGTTGGCCTCGACGACGGCAGCACCGGCCGTGCCGCCGTGCCGTCCGGCGCCTCCACCGGCGCCTTCGAGGCCCTCGAACTCCGTGACGGCGACAAGAACCGCTACAACGGCAAGGGCGTGGAGAAGGCCGTCCTCGCCGTGATCGAGCAGATCGGTCCCGAGCTGGTGGGCTATGACGCCACCGAGCAGCGGCTGATCGACCAGGCGATGTTCGACCTGGACGCCACCCCGGACAAGTCCTCGCTCGGTGCCAACGCGATCCTCGGCGTCTCCCTCGCCGTCGCGCACGCCGCCTCCGAGGCGTCCGACCTCCCCCTCTTCCGTTACCTCGGCGGCCCGAACGCCCATCTGCTGCCGGTGCCGATGATGAACATCCTCAACGGCGGATCGCACGCCGACTCCAATGTGGACATCCAGGAGTTCATGATCGCGCCCGTGGGCGCGGAGTCCTTCTCCGAGGCCCTGCGCTGGGGCGCCGAGGTCTACCACACCCTGAAGTCCGTGCTGAAGGAGCGCGGCCTGTCCACCGGCCTCGGCGACGAGGGCGGTTTCGCGCCGAACCTCGGCTCCAACCGCGAGGCCCTCGACCTGATCCTCGAGGCGGTCAAGAAGGCCGGCTACCAGCCGGGCCAGGACATCGCGCTCGCGCTGGACGTCGCCGCCTCCGAGTTCTACAAGGACGGCACGTACCAGTTCGAGGGCCAGTCCCGCTCCGCCGCCGAGATGACCTCGTACTACGCCGAGCTGGTCGCCGCGTACCCGCTGGTCTCCATCGAGGACCCGCTGAACGAGGAGGACTGGGACGGCTGGAAGACCATCACCGAGCAGCTCGGCGACAAGGTCCAGCTGGTCGGCGACGACCTCTTCGTCACCAACCCCGAGCGGCTGTCCCGCGGCATCGACAGCGACACCGCGAACGCCCTGCTGGTCAAGGTCAACCAGATCGGCTCGCTGACCGAGACCCTCGACGCGGTCGAGCTGGCCCAGCGCAACGGCTACAAGTGCATGATGTCGCACCGCTCCGGTGAGACCGAGGACGTCACCATCGCCGACCTGGCCGTCGCCACCAACTGCGGCCAGATCAAGACCGGCGCCCCGGCCCGTTCCGAGCGGGTGGCCAAGTACAACCAGCTGCTGCGCATCGAGGAGATCCTGGACGACGCCGCGGTGTACGCGGGCCGTTCCGCCTTCCCGCGCTTCAAGGGCTGA
- a CDS encoding FtsB family cell division protein, producing the protein MPADRERFSTATRLKALGEHAAARVYRVRTKRRRGRLTGRAALLALVVCSLVVALAYPMRQYISQRSDIAEQRHQAQRAREDVKKLRERKARLRDPAFTEQQARERLHFLMPGETGYSVVDGGGSTERSTDQGAAGRPWYTNLWDAVDTADAAGAGSARR; encoded by the coding sequence GTGCCGGCGGATCGGGAACGGTTCTCCACCGCGACCAGGCTCAAGGCGCTCGGCGAGCACGCCGCCGCCCGGGTCTACCGCGTGCGCACCAAGCGCCGCCGCGGCCGGCTGACCGGCCGGGCCGCCCTGCTCGCGCTGGTCGTCTGCTCCCTCGTCGTGGCGCTCGCCTATCCGATGCGGCAGTACATCTCCCAGCGCTCCGACATCGCCGAGCAGCGGCACCAGGCCCAGCGGGCCCGCGAGGACGTGAAGAAGCTGCGGGAGCGGAAGGCCCGGCTGCGCGACCCCGCCTTCACCGAGCAGCAGGCGCGTGAGCGGCTGCACTTCCTGATGCCGGGGGAGACCGGCTACAGCGTGGTGGACGGCGGCGGTTCCACCGAGCGCTCCACCGACCAGGGCGCGGCCGGCCGCCCCTGGTACACCAACCTCTGGGACGCCGTGGACACGGCGGACGCGGCGGGGGCGGGCAGCGCGCGCCGCTGA
- a CDS encoding DUF501 domain-containing protein, with amino-acid sequence MDTPPPQTEPTAPTDADIHAVREQLNRVPRGLRAIAHRCPCGNPDVVETAPRLEDGTPFPTLYYLTCPRAASAIGTLEAGGVMKEMTARLGTDPELAAAYRSAHEDYIARRDAVEVLQGFPSAGGMPDRVKCLHVLVAHSLAAGPGVNPLGDEAIAMLPEWWRKGPCASPCGTEAPSREESV; translated from the coding sequence ATGGATACGCCCCCGCCCCAGACGGAGCCCACCGCGCCCACCGACGCGGACATCCACGCCGTACGGGAGCAGCTGAACCGCGTGCCCCGGGGTCTGCGTGCGATCGCGCACCGCTGTCCCTGCGGCAATCCGGACGTCGTGGAGACCGCGCCGCGGCTCGAGGACGGTACGCCCTTCCCCACCCTCTACTACCTGACCTGTCCGCGCGCCGCGTCCGCGATCGGCACGCTGGAGGCCGGGGGCGTGATGAAGGAGATGACGGCCCGGCTGGGCACCGACCCCGAGCTGGCCGCCGCCTACCGCTCCGCCCACGAGGACTACATCGCGCGCCGCGACGCCGTCGAGGTGCTCCAGGGCTTCCCCAGCGCGGGCGGGATGCCGGACCGGGTGAAGTGCCTGCACGTGCTGGTCGCCCACTCCCTGGCGGCCGGCCCCGGGGTCAATCCGCTGGGGGACGAGGCGATCGCGATGCTGCCGGAGTGGTGGCGCAAGGGCCCGTGTGCGAGCCCGTGCGGGACCGAGGCCCCGAGCCGGGAGGAGAGCGTATGA
- a CDS encoding Ppx/GppA phosphatase family protein — MTRVAAVDCGTNSIRLLVADADPATGELTELDRRMKIVRLGQGVDRTGRLAPEALERTFAACREYAEAVRELGAERVRFVATSASRDAENRAEFVRGVVEILGVQPEVITGDQEAEFSFTGATKELTGHDRMAGPYLVVDIGGGSTEFVEGGDGVRAARSVDIGCVRLTERHLVVDGRITDPPTEDQIAAIRADVEQALDLAERTVPLSRACRPADGHALVGLAGSVTTVAGIALGLREYDSSAIHHSRITLGQVREITGKLLGSAHAERAEIPVMHPGRVDVIGSGALILLSIMERTGAEEVVVSEHDILDGLAWSIA; from the coding sequence ATGACCCGCGTCGCCGCCGTGGACTGCGGCACCAACTCGATCCGGCTCCTGGTGGCGGACGCCGATCCGGCCACCGGGGAGCTGACCGAGCTCGACCGCCGGATGAAGATCGTCCGGCTGGGCCAGGGCGTGGACCGCACGGGCCGGCTCGCCCCCGAGGCGCTGGAGCGCACCTTCGCCGCCTGCCGTGAGTACGCGGAGGCCGTGCGTGAGCTGGGCGCCGAGCGCGTCCGCTTCGTGGCCACCTCCGCCTCCCGGGACGCCGAGAACCGCGCGGAGTTCGTGCGCGGGGTCGTGGAGATCCTGGGCGTGCAGCCCGAGGTGATCACCGGGGACCAGGAGGCGGAGTTCTCCTTCACCGGGGCCACCAAGGAGCTCACCGGCCATGACCGTATGGCCGGGCCGTATCTGGTGGTGGACATCGGCGGCGGTTCGACGGAGTTCGTCGAGGGCGGCGACGGGGTGCGGGCGGCCCGCAGCGTGGACATCGGCTGCGTCCGGCTGACCGAGCGCCATCTGGTGGTGGACGGCCGGATCACCGATCCCCCGACGGAGGATCAGATCGCCGCCATAAGGGCCGATGTGGAGCAGGCGCTGGACCTGGCCGAACGCACCGTGCCGCTCAGCCGCGCCTGCCGTCCCGCGGACGGCCACGCGCTGGTCGGGCTGGCCGGTTCGGTCACCACCGTGGCCGGGATCGCGCTGGGTCTGAGGGAGTACGACTCCTCCGCGATCCACCACTCCCGGATCACCCTCGGCCAGGTCCGCGAGATCACGGGCAAGCTGCTCGGCTCCGCCCACGCCGAGCGGGCGGAGATCCCGGTGATGCATCCGGGGCGGGTCGACGTGATCGGGTCGGGGGCGCTCATCCTGCTTTCGATCATGGAAAGGACCGGTGCCGAGGAGGTCGTGGTGAGTGAGCACGACATCCTCGACGGGCTCGCCTGGAGCATCGCCTGA
- a CDS encoding NAD(P)/FAD-dependent oxidoreductase — protein MSTTERPRILVVGGGYVGLYAARRILKKMRYGEATVTVVDPRSYMTYQPFLPEAAAGSISPRHVVVPLRRVLPKAEVLTGRVSTIDQDRKVAVIQPLVGETYELPFDYLVVALGAVSRTFPIPGLAENGIGMKGIEEAIGLRNHVLEQLDKADSTTDEEIRRKALTFVFVGGGFAGAETIGEVEDMARDAAKYYPNVKREDMRFVLVDAADKILPEVGPKLGKWGLEHLQKRGIEVYLETSMNSCIDGHVVLKNGLEVDSNTIVWTAGVKPNPALARFGLPLGPRGHVDTAPTLQAQGSDYIWAAGDNAQVPDLATGEGAWCPPNAQHALRQAKVLGDNVISGMRGFPQKEYKHANKGAVAGLGLHKGVAMIVFGKMKIKLKGRLAWYMHRGYHGMAMPTFNRKIRVLADWTLGMFLKREVVSLGAIENPREEFYEAASPVSAATAAKPAAPAEKAKAS, from the coding sequence ATGAGCACCACGGAGCGTCCCAGGATCCTCGTTGTAGGCGGTGGGTACGTTGGCTTGTACGCGGCGCGCCGCATTCTGAAGAAGATGCGGTACGGCGAGGCGACCGTCACGGTCGTCGACCCTCGCTCGTACATGACGTACCAGCCCTTCCTCCCCGAAGCTGCGGCCGGCAGCATCTCCCCGCGCCACGTCGTGGTTCCGCTGCGGCGCGTGCTCCCCAAGGCGGAAGTCCTCACCGGCCGCGTGTCGACCATCGACCAGGACCGCAAGGTCGCCGTCATCCAGCCGCTCGTCGGCGAGACGTACGAGCTGCCCTTCGATTACCTGGTCGTCGCCCTCGGCGCGGTCTCCCGCACCTTCCCGATCCCCGGTCTCGCGGAGAACGGCATCGGTATGAAGGGCATAGAGGAGGCCATCGGCCTGCGCAACCACGTCCTCGAACAGCTCGACAAGGCCGACTCCACCACGGACGAGGAGATCCGCCGCAAGGCGCTCACCTTCGTCTTCGTCGGCGGTGGCTTCGCCGGCGCGGAGACCATCGGCGAGGTCGAGGACATGGCCCGTGACGCGGCCAAGTACTACCCGAACGTCAAGCGCGAGGACATGCGCTTCGTCCTCGTCGACGCCGCCGACAAGATCCTTCCCGAGGTCGGCCCGAAGCTGGGCAAGTGGGGTCTGGAGCACCTGCAGAAGCGCGGTATCGAGGTCTACCTCGAGACCTCGATGAACTCCTGCATCGACGGCCATGTCGTCCTCAAGAACGGCCTCGAGGTCGACTCCAACACCATCGTGTGGACCGCGGGCGTCAAGCCCAACCCGGCGCTGGCCCGGTTCGGCCTCCCGCTCGGCCCGCGCGGCCATGTGGACACCGCCCCGACCCTCCAGGCCCAGGGCAGCGACTACATCTGGGCCGCCGGTGACAACGCCCAGGTCCCGGACCTCGCCACCGGCGAGGGCGCCTGGTGCCCGCCGAACGCCCAGCACGCGCTGCGCCAGGCCAAGGTCCTCGGTGACAACGTGATCTCCGGCATGCGGGGCTTCCCGCAGAAGGAATACAAGCACGCCAACAAGGGCGCCGTCGCGGGTCTGGGCCTCCACAAGGGCGTCGCGATGATCGTCTTCGGCAAGATGAAGATCAAGCTGAAGGGCCGCCTGGCCTGGTACATGCACCGTGGTTACCACGGCATGGCCATGCCGACCTTCAACCGCAAGATCCGGGTGCTCGCCGACTGGACGCTGGGGATGTTCCTCAAGCGCGAGGTCGTCTCGCTCGGCGCCATCGAGAACCCCCGCGAGGAGTTCTACGAGGCCGCCTCCCCGGTCAGCGCCGCCACCGCGGCCAAGCCCGCGGCCCCGGCCGAGAAGGCCAAGGCGTCCTGA